In Xiphias gladius isolate SHS-SW01 ecotype Sanya breed wild chromosome 5, ASM1685928v1, whole genome shotgun sequence, the following are encoded in one genomic region:
- the nsun6 gene encoding tRNA (cytosine(72)-C(5))-methyltransferase NSUN6 isoform X1 has translation MSTFPRISLKPEVTEYLKSVFLNTEVLAAVGHQEAETRFHKLLACLSHPPSYTCVRASTHLASLEEIRHKLGEELKKQVCSSSAEEVSLQILPHPRIPDVLLLPVDGPRPVRQVSSEVVVGAQCGSAVLRGAHVFAPGILASPKHMKAGDVVSVFSDLEGKCTRGATSFQGKRVFVGNGIAEMGRSSLFCTDEPAKGIGVRMVEPLYRSPSFDGVLPNLAFLQNLPSVVVGHVLGPCPGERILDMCAAPGGKTCHIAAVMGDQGEVVALDRIRNKIDRIRQNAQMLHLRSIKAYCFNSTQAVSSDAAHETEGPPFPPESFDRVLLDAPCSGLGQRPNMASTWSLKEICSYQPLQRKLFHAAVRLLKKGGVLVYSTCTVTLAENEEQVAWALDTFPCLTLQPQEPHIGTEGMLGAGLSTEQLRLLQRFSPELIWDQTETTDPLRCRADRDTIGFFIAKFLKN, from the exons GTGTTAGCTGCAGTGGGTCATCAGGAGGCAGAAACCCGCTTCCACAAGCTGCTCGCGTGTCTGTCACACCCCCCTTCATACACTTGTGTGCGGGCCAGCACTCACCTCGCCTCCCTGGAGGAGATCAGACACAAGTTGGGAGAAGAGCTGAAAAAG CAGGTGTGCAGCTCGTCAGCAGAGGAGGTCTCCCTTCAGATTCTTCCTCACCCGCGAATTCCAGATGTGCTGCTCCTTCCTGTCGATGGCCCGAG ACCTGTGAGGCAGGTCAGCTCAGAGGTGGTGGTCGGCGCTCAGTGCGGCAGCGCCGTACTGAGAGGTGCTCATGTCTTTGCCCCGGGGATCCTCGCCAGCCCCAAGC ACATGAAGGCTGGAGATGTAGTTTCTGTCTTCTCGGACTTGGAGGGAAAGTGCACCCGAGGAGCCACGAGCTTCCAGGGGAAGAGAGTGTTTGTGGGAAATGGAATTGCTGAAATGGGCCGCTCCAGCCTCTTCTGCACAGATGAGCCTGCCAA AGGTATCGGTGTTCGGATGGTAGAGCCACTTTACCGGAGTCCTTCCTTTGATGGTGTTCTTCCCAACCTGGCATTCCTACAG AACCTCCCCTCTGTGGTTGTGGGACACGTGCTCGGGCCCTGTCCCGGAGAACGTATCCTGGATATGTGTGCTGCACCTGGAGGGAAGACCTGCCACATCGCTGCGGTCATGGGGGATCAG GGTGAGGTTGTGGCCTTGGACAGGATCCGAAACAAGATCGATCGAATTCGTCAAAATGCACAAATGTTGCATTTGCGTAGCATCAAAGCTTATTGCTTTAACAGCACTCAGGCTGTGAGCAGTGACGCGGCGCACGAAACTGAAG GACCTCCCTTCCCTCCTGAGAGTTTTGACCGGGTTTTGTTGGATGCTCCCTGTAGTGGCCTCGGACAGAGACCCAACATGGCCAGCACCTGGAGCCTCAAGGAGATTTGTTCCTACCAGCCTCTGCAGCGCAAGTTATTTCATGCT GCGGTGCGGTTATTAAAGAAAGGCGGGGTTCTGGTGTACAGCACCTGCACAGTGACTCTAGCAGAGAATGAGGAGCAGGTAGCCTGGGCCCTCGATACCTTTCCCTGCCTCACGCTCCAGCCGCAG GAACCTCACATTGGCACAGAAGGCATGCTGGGAGCTGGCCTGTCAACTGAGCAGCTGCGCCTCCTCCAGAGGTTCAGTCCTGAGCTGATCTGGGACCAGACAGAAACGACAGATCCCCTCCGCTGCAGAGCCGACAGGGACACCATTGGCTTCTTTATTGCCAAGTTCTTGAAAAACTGA
- the nsun6 gene encoding tRNA (cytosine(72)-C(5))-methyltransferase NSUN6 isoform X2 codes for MSTFPRISLKPEVTEYLKSVFLNTEVLAAVGHQEAETRFHKLLACLSHPPSYTCVRASTHLASLEEIRHKLGEELKKQVCSSSAEEVSLQILPHPRIPDVLLLPVDGPRPVRQVSSEVVVGAQCGSAVLRGAHVFAPGILASPKHMKAGDVVSVFSDLEGKCTRGATSFQGKRVFVGNGIAEMGRSSLFCTDEPAKGIGVRMVEPLYRSPSFDGVLPNLAFLQNLPSVVVGHVLGPCPGERILDMCAAPGGKTCHIAAVMGDQGEVVALDRIRNKIDRIRQNAQMLHLRSIKAYCFNSTQAVSSDAAHETEGPPFPPESFDRVLLDAPCSGLGQRPNMASTWSLKEICSYQPLQRKLFHAVRFTAPRRCGY; via the exons GTGTTAGCTGCAGTGGGTCATCAGGAGGCAGAAACCCGCTTCCACAAGCTGCTCGCGTGTCTGTCACACCCCCCTTCATACACTTGTGTGCGGGCCAGCACTCACCTCGCCTCCCTGGAGGAGATCAGACACAAGTTGGGAGAAGAGCTGAAAAAG CAGGTGTGCAGCTCGTCAGCAGAGGAGGTCTCCCTTCAGATTCTTCCTCACCCGCGAATTCCAGATGTGCTGCTCCTTCCTGTCGATGGCCCGAG ACCTGTGAGGCAGGTCAGCTCAGAGGTGGTGGTCGGCGCTCAGTGCGGCAGCGCCGTACTGAGAGGTGCTCATGTCTTTGCCCCGGGGATCCTCGCCAGCCCCAAGC ACATGAAGGCTGGAGATGTAGTTTCTGTCTTCTCGGACTTGGAGGGAAAGTGCACCCGAGGAGCCACGAGCTTCCAGGGGAAGAGAGTGTTTGTGGGAAATGGAATTGCTGAAATGGGCCGCTCCAGCCTCTTCTGCACAGATGAGCCTGCCAA AGGTATCGGTGTTCGGATGGTAGAGCCACTTTACCGGAGTCCTTCCTTTGATGGTGTTCTTCCCAACCTGGCATTCCTACAG AACCTCCCCTCTGTGGTTGTGGGACACGTGCTCGGGCCCTGTCCCGGAGAACGTATCCTGGATATGTGTGCTGCACCTGGAGGGAAGACCTGCCACATCGCTGCGGTCATGGGGGATCAG GGTGAGGTTGTGGCCTTGGACAGGATCCGAAACAAGATCGATCGAATTCGTCAAAATGCACAAATGTTGCATTTGCGTAGCATCAAAGCTTATTGCTTTAACAGCACTCAGGCTGTGAGCAGTGACGCGGCGCACGAAACTGAAG GACCTCCCTTCCCTCCTGAGAGTTTTGACCGGGTTTTGTTGGATGCTCCCTGTAGTGGCCTCGGACAGAGACCCAACATGGCCAGCACCTGGAGCCTCAAGGAGATTTGTTCCTACCAGCCTCTGCAGCGCAAGTTATTTCATGCTGTACGTTTTACCGCACCCAG GCGGTGCGGTTATTAA